One genomic window of Notamacropus eugenii isolate mMacEug1 chromosome 6, mMacEug1.pri_v2, whole genome shotgun sequence includes the following:
- the SLITRK6 gene encoding SLIT and NTRK-like protein 6 isoform X2: protein MVNQNSLDNNMKLWIHLLYSALIASVSIESPPALSPVRGSCDSLCSCEEKDGLLLIHCEERGIKTLSQINVPPSRPFHLLLLNNGLTTLHTNDFSGLTNAILIHLGFNNIVDIEPGAFNGLGLLKELHINHNSLEILKEDTFRGLENLEFLQADNNFITVIEPSAFSKLHRLKVLILNDNAIEFLPPNIFRFVPLTHLDLRGNQLQTLPYVGLLEHIGRILDLQLEDNKWVCNCDLLQLKTWLENMPPQSIIGDVVCNSPSFVKGSILSRLKKESICPTPPVHEEYEDPSGSLHLVVTSSINDGHISTKTTSISKNPTKVPGIVPHATKPSTPLPGPYCPVPCNCKVLSPSGLLIHCQERNIESLSDLKPPPQNPKKLILAGNIIQTLMKSDLVEYSTLEMLHLGNNRIEVLEEGSFMNLTRLQKLYLNGNHLTKLNPGLFLGLQNLEYLYLEYNAVKDILPGTFNTMPKLKVLYLNNNLLQALPPHIFSGVPLTRINLKTNQFTHLPVSNVLDELDLLIQIELEDNPWDCSCDLVGLQQWIQKLGKDVVTDDILCTSPGHLDKRELKSLNSELLCPGLINNPSQPTHSSFIIVTTPTTTTNTADTILRSLTDAVPLSVLILGLLIVFITIVFCAAGIVVLVLHRRRRCKKKQADEQMRDSSPVHLQYSMYGHKMTHHTTERPSASMYEQHMVSPMVHVYRSPSFSPKHLEQEEEKNDKDGNDSKHLQRSLLERENNSPLTGSNVKYKATDQSAEFLSFQDASSLYRNILEKERELQQLGITEYLRKNIAQLQPEIEVHYPGTHEELKLMETLMYSRPRKVLVEQTKNEYFELKANLHAEPDYLEVLEQQT from the exons ATGGTG aATCAGAACTCATTGGACAACAACATGAAGCTTTGGATTCATCTACTCTATTCAGCTTTGATTGCTTCAGTTTCTATAGAGTCTCCGCCTGCATTGTCACCAGTTAGAGGATCTTGTGATTCTCTCTGCTCATGTGAGGAAAAGGATGGTTTACTGCTTATACACTGTGAAGAAAGAGGTATCAAGACTTTATCCCAAATAAATGTGCCACCATCAAGACCCTTCCATCTGCTTTTATTAAATAATGGATTGACTACACTACACACAAATGACTTTTCTGGACTTACCAATGCCATCTTAATACATCTTGGATTTAATAATATTGTAGATATTGAACCTGGTGCATTTAATGGCCTTGGCCTTCTGAAAGAACTTCATATTAATCATAATTCTTTAGAAATTCTGAAAGAGGATACTTTCCGTGGCTTAGAGAATCTGGAATTCCTTCAAGCAGATAACAATTTCATCACAGTGATTGAACCAAGTGCCTTTAGTAAGCTTCATCGACTAAAAGTCTTAATTCTAAATGATAATGCTATTGAGTTTCTTCCCCCAAACATATTTCGCTTTGTCCCATTGACCCATCTGGACCTCCGTGGCAATCAATTACAAACATTGCCATATGTTGGGCTTTTGGAGCACATTGGCAGGATATTGGACCTTCAGCTAGAAGACAATAAATGGGTTTGCAATTGTGACTTATTGCAATTAAAAACATGGTTGGAAAATATGCCTCCCCAGTCTATCATTGGTGATGTTGTCTGCAATAGCCCTTCATTTGTCAAAGGAAGTATTCTAAGTAGACTAAAAAAGGAATCTATCTGTCCCACTCCTCCAGTACATGAAGAGTATGAGGATCCTTCAGGATCATTACACCTAGTAGTGACCTCTTCTATAAATGATGGTCATATATCAACTAAGACTACATCTATTTCAAAAAATCCCACTAAGGTACCAGGTATAGTGCCTCATGCTACAAAGCCATCCACTCCACTTCCAGGACCTTATTGTCCAGTTCCTTGTAATTGCAAAGTCCTTTCCCCGTCAGGACTTCTAATTCATTGCCAGGAGCGAAATATTGAAAGTTTATCTGATTTAAAGCCTCCTCCCCAAAATCCTAAAAAACTCATTTTAGCAGGTAATATTATTCAAACCCTAATGAAATCAGACCTGGTAGAATATTCCACTTTGGAAATGCTTCATTTGGGAAACAACCGGATTGAGGTTCTTGAGGAAGGGTCATTCATGAACCTTACCAGATTGCAAAAACTCTATCTAAATGGTAACCATCTGACCAAACTAAACCCTGGCTTATTCCTTGGGCTCCAGAATCTTGAGTACCTATACCTTGAATATAATGCTGTCAAGGATATATTACCTGGAACTTTTAATACGATGCCAAAACTTAAGGTCCTCTATTTGAATAATAATCTACTCCAAGCTTTACCACCTCACATTTTTTCAGGAGTTCCCTTAACCAGGATAAACCTCAAAACAAACCAGTTTACACATTTACCTGTGAGCAATGTCCTGGATGAACTGGATTTGTTGATTCAGATTGAGCTCGAAGATAATCCCTGGGATTGCTCATGTGATTTAGTTGGGTTACAACAGTGGATACAAAAGCTAGGCAAAGATGTAGTCACTGATGATATTCTCTGTACATCCCCAGGACATCTAGATAAAAGAGAATTAAAGTCATTGAATAGTGAACTTTTGTGCCCAGGCCTAATTAATAACCCATCCCAGCCAACCCATTCTAGTTTTATAATTGTCACCACTCCTACAACCACAACCAATACTGCAGATACCATTTTAAGATCACTTACAGATGCTGTTCCACTTTCTGTTTTAATCTTGGGTCTGCTCATTGTGTTTATAACCATTGTGTTCTGTGCTGCAGGAATAGTAGTTCTTGTTCTCCACCGTAGGAGAAGATGCAAAAAGAAACAGGCTGATGAGCAAATGAGGGACAGTAGCCCTGTGCACCTGCAGTACAGCATGTATGGTCATAAGATGACACATCATACAACTGAACGGCCTAGTGCATCGATGTATGAGCAGCATATGGTGAGCCCAATGGTTCATGTCTACCGAAGCCCATCTTTCAGCCCCAAACATCTAGaacaagaggaggagaaaaatgacaaagatgGAAATGACTCAAAGCATCTCCAGAGAAGTCTTCTAGAAAGGGAAAACAATTCACCCCTCACAGGTTCAAATGTGAAATACAAAGCCACAGATCAATCAGCAGAATTTCTATCCTTCCAGGATGCCAGCTCCTTATATAGGAACATTCTGGAGAAAGAACGGGAACTTCAACAACTGGGGATCACAGAGTACCTGAGGAAAAATATTGCCCAGCTCCAGCCTGAGATAGAGGTGCATTATCCTGGAACACATGAGGAGCTAAAATTAATGGAGACATTAATGTACTCCAGACCAAGGAAGGTGTTAGTGGAACAGACGAAAAATGAGTATTTTGAGCTCAAAGCTAACTTACATGCTGAACCTGACTACTTAGAAGTCCTGGAACAGCAAACATAA
- the SLITRK6 gene encoding SLIT and NTRK-like protein 6 isoform X1, protein MCFTFLTKNLNYSKLLFQVCILLLTVSGGVSAVQNQNSLDNNMKLWIHLLYSALIASVSIESPPALSPVRGSCDSLCSCEEKDGLLLIHCEERGIKTLSQINVPPSRPFHLLLLNNGLTTLHTNDFSGLTNAILIHLGFNNIVDIEPGAFNGLGLLKELHINHNSLEILKEDTFRGLENLEFLQADNNFITVIEPSAFSKLHRLKVLILNDNAIEFLPPNIFRFVPLTHLDLRGNQLQTLPYVGLLEHIGRILDLQLEDNKWVCNCDLLQLKTWLENMPPQSIIGDVVCNSPSFVKGSILSRLKKESICPTPPVHEEYEDPSGSLHLVVTSSINDGHISTKTTSISKNPTKVPGIVPHATKPSTPLPGPYCPVPCNCKVLSPSGLLIHCQERNIESLSDLKPPPQNPKKLILAGNIIQTLMKSDLVEYSTLEMLHLGNNRIEVLEEGSFMNLTRLQKLYLNGNHLTKLNPGLFLGLQNLEYLYLEYNAVKDILPGTFNTMPKLKVLYLNNNLLQALPPHIFSGVPLTRINLKTNQFTHLPVSNVLDELDLLIQIELEDNPWDCSCDLVGLQQWIQKLGKDVVTDDILCTSPGHLDKRELKSLNSELLCPGLINNPSQPTHSSFIIVTTPTTTTNTADTILRSLTDAVPLSVLILGLLIVFITIVFCAAGIVVLVLHRRRRCKKKQADEQMRDSSPVHLQYSMYGHKMTHHTTERPSASMYEQHMVSPMVHVYRSPSFSPKHLEQEEEKNDKDGNDSKHLQRSLLERENNSPLTGSNVKYKATDQSAEFLSFQDASSLYRNILEKERELQQLGITEYLRKNIAQLQPEIEVHYPGTHEELKLMETLMYSRPRKVLVEQTKNEYFELKANLHAEPDYLEVLEQQT, encoded by the exons ATGTGTTTTACATTTTTAACAAAGAACCTGAATtattccaaactgcttttccaagtgtgcattttattgctGACAGTGTCAGGAGGAGTGTCTGCTGTACAG aATCAGAACTCATTGGACAACAACATGAAGCTTTGGATTCATCTACTCTATTCAGCTTTGATTGCTTCAGTTTCTATAGAGTCTCCGCCTGCATTGTCACCAGTTAGAGGATCTTGTGATTCTCTCTGCTCATGTGAGGAAAAGGATGGTTTACTGCTTATACACTGTGAAGAAAGAGGTATCAAGACTTTATCCCAAATAAATGTGCCACCATCAAGACCCTTCCATCTGCTTTTATTAAATAATGGATTGACTACACTACACACAAATGACTTTTCTGGACTTACCAATGCCATCTTAATACATCTTGGATTTAATAATATTGTAGATATTGAACCTGGTGCATTTAATGGCCTTGGCCTTCTGAAAGAACTTCATATTAATCATAATTCTTTAGAAATTCTGAAAGAGGATACTTTCCGTGGCTTAGAGAATCTGGAATTCCTTCAAGCAGATAACAATTTCATCACAGTGATTGAACCAAGTGCCTTTAGTAAGCTTCATCGACTAAAAGTCTTAATTCTAAATGATAATGCTATTGAGTTTCTTCCCCCAAACATATTTCGCTTTGTCCCATTGACCCATCTGGACCTCCGTGGCAATCAATTACAAACATTGCCATATGTTGGGCTTTTGGAGCACATTGGCAGGATATTGGACCTTCAGCTAGAAGACAATAAATGGGTTTGCAATTGTGACTTATTGCAATTAAAAACATGGTTGGAAAATATGCCTCCCCAGTCTATCATTGGTGATGTTGTCTGCAATAGCCCTTCATTTGTCAAAGGAAGTATTCTAAGTAGACTAAAAAAGGAATCTATCTGTCCCACTCCTCCAGTACATGAAGAGTATGAGGATCCTTCAGGATCATTACACCTAGTAGTGACCTCTTCTATAAATGATGGTCATATATCAACTAAGACTACATCTATTTCAAAAAATCCCACTAAGGTACCAGGTATAGTGCCTCATGCTACAAAGCCATCCACTCCACTTCCAGGACCTTATTGTCCAGTTCCTTGTAATTGCAAAGTCCTTTCCCCGTCAGGACTTCTAATTCATTGCCAGGAGCGAAATATTGAAAGTTTATCTGATTTAAAGCCTCCTCCCCAAAATCCTAAAAAACTCATTTTAGCAGGTAATATTATTCAAACCCTAATGAAATCAGACCTGGTAGAATATTCCACTTTGGAAATGCTTCATTTGGGAAACAACCGGATTGAGGTTCTTGAGGAAGGGTCATTCATGAACCTTACCAGATTGCAAAAACTCTATCTAAATGGTAACCATCTGACCAAACTAAACCCTGGCTTATTCCTTGGGCTCCAGAATCTTGAGTACCTATACCTTGAATATAATGCTGTCAAGGATATATTACCTGGAACTTTTAATACGATGCCAAAACTTAAGGTCCTCTATTTGAATAATAATCTACTCCAAGCTTTACCACCTCACATTTTTTCAGGAGTTCCCTTAACCAGGATAAACCTCAAAACAAACCAGTTTACACATTTACCTGTGAGCAATGTCCTGGATGAACTGGATTTGTTGATTCAGATTGAGCTCGAAGATAATCCCTGGGATTGCTCATGTGATTTAGTTGGGTTACAACAGTGGATACAAAAGCTAGGCAAAGATGTAGTCACTGATGATATTCTCTGTACATCCCCAGGACATCTAGATAAAAGAGAATTAAAGTCATTGAATAGTGAACTTTTGTGCCCAGGCCTAATTAATAACCCATCCCAGCCAACCCATTCTAGTTTTATAATTGTCACCACTCCTACAACCACAACCAATACTGCAGATACCATTTTAAGATCACTTACAGATGCTGTTCCACTTTCTGTTTTAATCTTGGGTCTGCTCATTGTGTTTATAACCATTGTGTTCTGTGCTGCAGGAATAGTAGTTCTTGTTCTCCACCGTAGGAGAAGATGCAAAAAGAAACAGGCTGATGAGCAAATGAGGGACAGTAGCCCTGTGCACCTGCAGTACAGCATGTATGGTCATAAGATGACACATCATACAACTGAACGGCCTAGTGCATCGATGTATGAGCAGCATATGGTGAGCCCAATGGTTCATGTCTACCGAAGCCCATCTTTCAGCCCCAAACATCTAGaacaagaggaggagaaaaatgacaaagatgGAAATGACTCAAAGCATCTCCAGAGAAGTCTTCTAGAAAGGGAAAACAATTCACCCCTCACAGGTTCAAATGTGAAATACAAAGCCACAGATCAATCAGCAGAATTTCTATCCTTCCAGGATGCCAGCTCCTTATATAGGAACATTCTGGAGAAAGAACGGGAACTTCAACAACTGGGGATCACAGAGTACCTGAGGAAAAATATTGCCCAGCTCCAGCCTGAGATAGAGGTGCATTATCCTGGAACACATGAGGAGCTAAAATTAATGGAGACATTAATGTACTCCAGACCAAGGAAGGTGTTAGTGGAACAGACGAAAAATGAGTATTTTGAGCTCAAAGCTAACTTACATGCTGAACCTGACTACTTAGAAGTCCTGGAACAGCAAACATAA
- the SLITRK6 gene encoding SLIT and NTRK-like protein 6 isoform X3 — protein sequence MKLWIHLLYSALIASVSIESPPALSPVRGSCDSLCSCEEKDGLLLIHCEERGIKTLSQINVPPSRPFHLLLLNNGLTTLHTNDFSGLTNAILIHLGFNNIVDIEPGAFNGLGLLKELHINHNSLEILKEDTFRGLENLEFLQADNNFITVIEPSAFSKLHRLKVLILNDNAIEFLPPNIFRFVPLTHLDLRGNQLQTLPYVGLLEHIGRILDLQLEDNKWVCNCDLLQLKTWLENMPPQSIIGDVVCNSPSFVKGSILSRLKKESICPTPPVHEEYEDPSGSLHLVVTSSINDGHISTKTTSISKNPTKVPGIVPHATKPSTPLPGPYCPVPCNCKVLSPSGLLIHCQERNIESLSDLKPPPQNPKKLILAGNIIQTLMKSDLVEYSTLEMLHLGNNRIEVLEEGSFMNLTRLQKLYLNGNHLTKLNPGLFLGLQNLEYLYLEYNAVKDILPGTFNTMPKLKVLYLNNNLLQALPPHIFSGVPLTRINLKTNQFTHLPVSNVLDELDLLIQIELEDNPWDCSCDLVGLQQWIQKLGKDVVTDDILCTSPGHLDKRELKSLNSELLCPGLINNPSQPTHSSFIIVTTPTTTTNTADTILRSLTDAVPLSVLILGLLIVFITIVFCAAGIVVLVLHRRRRCKKKQADEQMRDSSPVHLQYSMYGHKMTHHTTERPSASMYEQHMVSPMVHVYRSPSFSPKHLEQEEEKNDKDGNDSKHLQRSLLERENNSPLTGSNVKYKATDQSAEFLSFQDASSLYRNILEKERELQQLGITEYLRKNIAQLQPEIEVHYPGTHEELKLMETLMYSRPRKVLVEQTKNEYFELKANLHAEPDYLEVLEQQT from the coding sequence ATGAAGCTTTGGATTCATCTACTCTATTCAGCTTTGATTGCTTCAGTTTCTATAGAGTCTCCGCCTGCATTGTCACCAGTTAGAGGATCTTGTGATTCTCTCTGCTCATGTGAGGAAAAGGATGGTTTACTGCTTATACACTGTGAAGAAAGAGGTATCAAGACTTTATCCCAAATAAATGTGCCACCATCAAGACCCTTCCATCTGCTTTTATTAAATAATGGATTGACTACACTACACACAAATGACTTTTCTGGACTTACCAATGCCATCTTAATACATCTTGGATTTAATAATATTGTAGATATTGAACCTGGTGCATTTAATGGCCTTGGCCTTCTGAAAGAACTTCATATTAATCATAATTCTTTAGAAATTCTGAAAGAGGATACTTTCCGTGGCTTAGAGAATCTGGAATTCCTTCAAGCAGATAACAATTTCATCACAGTGATTGAACCAAGTGCCTTTAGTAAGCTTCATCGACTAAAAGTCTTAATTCTAAATGATAATGCTATTGAGTTTCTTCCCCCAAACATATTTCGCTTTGTCCCATTGACCCATCTGGACCTCCGTGGCAATCAATTACAAACATTGCCATATGTTGGGCTTTTGGAGCACATTGGCAGGATATTGGACCTTCAGCTAGAAGACAATAAATGGGTTTGCAATTGTGACTTATTGCAATTAAAAACATGGTTGGAAAATATGCCTCCCCAGTCTATCATTGGTGATGTTGTCTGCAATAGCCCTTCATTTGTCAAAGGAAGTATTCTAAGTAGACTAAAAAAGGAATCTATCTGTCCCACTCCTCCAGTACATGAAGAGTATGAGGATCCTTCAGGATCATTACACCTAGTAGTGACCTCTTCTATAAATGATGGTCATATATCAACTAAGACTACATCTATTTCAAAAAATCCCACTAAGGTACCAGGTATAGTGCCTCATGCTACAAAGCCATCCACTCCACTTCCAGGACCTTATTGTCCAGTTCCTTGTAATTGCAAAGTCCTTTCCCCGTCAGGACTTCTAATTCATTGCCAGGAGCGAAATATTGAAAGTTTATCTGATTTAAAGCCTCCTCCCCAAAATCCTAAAAAACTCATTTTAGCAGGTAATATTATTCAAACCCTAATGAAATCAGACCTGGTAGAATATTCCACTTTGGAAATGCTTCATTTGGGAAACAACCGGATTGAGGTTCTTGAGGAAGGGTCATTCATGAACCTTACCAGATTGCAAAAACTCTATCTAAATGGTAACCATCTGACCAAACTAAACCCTGGCTTATTCCTTGGGCTCCAGAATCTTGAGTACCTATACCTTGAATATAATGCTGTCAAGGATATATTACCTGGAACTTTTAATACGATGCCAAAACTTAAGGTCCTCTATTTGAATAATAATCTACTCCAAGCTTTACCACCTCACATTTTTTCAGGAGTTCCCTTAACCAGGATAAACCTCAAAACAAACCAGTTTACACATTTACCTGTGAGCAATGTCCTGGATGAACTGGATTTGTTGATTCAGATTGAGCTCGAAGATAATCCCTGGGATTGCTCATGTGATTTAGTTGGGTTACAACAGTGGATACAAAAGCTAGGCAAAGATGTAGTCACTGATGATATTCTCTGTACATCCCCAGGACATCTAGATAAAAGAGAATTAAAGTCATTGAATAGTGAACTTTTGTGCCCAGGCCTAATTAATAACCCATCCCAGCCAACCCATTCTAGTTTTATAATTGTCACCACTCCTACAACCACAACCAATACTGCAGATACCATTTTAAGATCACTTACAGATGCTGTTCCACTTTCTGTTTTAATCTTGGGTCTGCTCATTGTGTTTATAACCATTGTGTTCTGTGCTGCAGGAATAGTAGTTCTTGTTCTCCACCGTAGGAGAAGATGCAAAAAGAAACAGGCTGATGAGCAAATGAGGGACAGTAGCCCTGTGCACCTGCAGTACAGCATGTATGGTCATAAGATGACACATCATACAACTGAACGGCCTAGTGCATCGATGTATGAGCAGCATATGGTGAGCCCAATGGTTCATGTCTACCGAAGCCCATCTTTCAGCCCCAAACATCTAGaacaagaggaggagaaaaatgacaaagatgGAAATGACTCAAAGCATCTCCAGAGAAGTCTTCTAGAAAGGGAAAACAATTCACCCCTCACAGGTTCAAATGTGAAATACAAAGCCACAGATCAATCAGCAGAATTTCTATCCTTCCAGGATGCCAGCTCCTTATATAGGAACATTCTGGAGAAAGAACGGGAACTTCAACAACTGGGGATCACAGAGTACCTGAGGAAAAATATTGCCCAGCTCCAGCCTGAGATAGAGGTGCATTATCCTGGAACACATGAGGAGCTAAAATTAATGGAGACATTAATGTACTCCAGACCAAGGAAGGTGTTAGTGGAACAGACGAAAAATGAGTATTTTGAGCTCAAAGCTAACTTACATGCTGAACCTGACTACTTAGAAGTCCTGGAACAGCAAACATAA